TTCCCAAGCATGCGGAATACACGTCGAGAAGCTTCAAAACGATGCCGGGAGCGGAAGATGGCGGCGCATCAGGTTCCTCACCAATGAATCCGGGAATGATCCAGTGGTGGTTGGAGATCGCGAATTCCAAACTACCGTCGTCCTGAAGCGCAATTCCGATACTCGTTTGCCAGCGGCGTGACTGGGGAAACTGGCCGCACGAGTGAGTCAGGCACAGAGCCCAGAACTGTGGACTGCTTTCGGTTCCGGAGCCAATGAAACGGCGTGTCTCCACAAGTGTGCCCTGACCACCGGGTGGCGCCCATTGTCCCCCGGTGAAAAGCCAGGAGCCCCGATTGTACGCATCATTCCTTTCAACTCGGTTTCCGATCCAGAATCGGATCTCACGGACGACATCTCCCCAGTCGATTGTCGTATTCGCCGCCGGTCGAAGGATGAAGCGTGTGCGGTAATGAAGGGTTGCGTTCGCGGGTAAATTCATTGGTTTGCTCCGATTGGGGCGCTCCTCCAGGCAATCTTCTGGCCATGGGTTTCATAGGCCTGATTGAGCAGTTCTTGTTCGGTGAGATTGGGTTCGAACAGCGTGCGTTCAGTGTTGGTGATCCTCAGGAGCCGGCATTCTGTGGTCTCATGGTTTTCAAAGCTTCCATCTGCCAGATTGTGGCAAATGGAATGTAGCAGATGTGAACGTGGCGCCGAATCAGAACAGATCAGTGGCAGTTGAAGGGCTCATTTTCCGTACATATGGATGCGACGCAGCGTCTGACCCAAACATCGGGTACCCAGCGTTCTTCTTGCATTAGCCAACGATTCGAGCCTCGCAACTAGTCGCGCCAAGTGGAAAAATGCTTACATGTCAAAACGAAATTTACTTGCTTCCAAGTAGGTTTCGTCAGAATCAATCGCGATCCACCGGCGATCCAAGCGTTCGGCGGATGCTCCGGTGGTGTTCGAACCAGCAAACGGATCAACAACAAGATCATCGGGATCGGTAAGAAACTTTATAAAGAACTCGGGGAGGGTGGCTGGGAATCGAGCAGGGTGGATTTTAATACCAGCCGCTTTGCAGCGTTTTGTGTATTGATCATTAGCTGCATTATTCCCGACTTTGATGATGTCTTCGGGATGAAACTCATTCTCGATTACATTTGGCGGAATAGAACCACCGGCTTCAATCTTGTCAAATCCGGAACGAATAACGTGACCCGACGGTCGTGTCGTTTCGCGGACCTTCTTGGCGTTCAGCCGAAGCATGTCCTTGCTGTATGGCCGCAATACCCCGAGATTTGACGCTTTAGGCCATTCCGTCTTGCTGAACCACCAGACATACTCGACAGAATCTTTCACTCGTACACGTCTAACAGTTACCCATTCCGCAGGTGCAGGCATTTTCGCCGGGTTGTACCAGAACAGTTCCTGAGCCAGATGGAAACCAATCTCTTCGACCAGCGCCACCATCAGCTTGAAATGGTAGATCGATCGCGTCGGCGTCCCTTTGTTATAGCTACCGCCAATATTTAGAACAAAACTTCCGTCGTCGGTCAGAACGCGAAGGATCTGGGAGGCAAAGGGAAGGAACCAATCAACATACTGATGTTTTTCTGCGTTTCCGTACTCTTTTTTGAAATGCAACGCGTAGGGGGGGGACGTCACCACGAGATTGACGGAACCGTCTGGCAACGCAGATAAGAGTTCCAGTGAATCGCCGCAGTATGCTGCTCCTGGGCCGGTCTTGTAGAACGGCTTGAAACCGCGAATGGACGGCGGCTTATGTTGTGATTTGAATGGCAGCTTTGTCTGTCCTCGATTAGATCGCTTCTTGTCTGTAGACATCTTTCTTTCCGTTCTGGTCAAAGTTTTCCTGGACTATCGCGATGAGGCGCAATCTTTCCGGAAACGTCAACCGATGAGCCGCTTTCGATCTTTAGTACAAATTCTTCAAGCGACTGTCTGCGAACTCCAAGTTCTCCTCCACGTGCTACGATCGAACGAGATACGATCCCCTCGAAGACTTCTCGCTTAACGGGAGCAAAGCACTTACAAGCCATAACAAATGACAGCCAATTCACAAAAATAGTTACTTTTATTCCTCGTGCCGATCCCCACAATTCGGCCTCTGAGAAGTCCTGGTAAACCTGACGGGAGCTAACACCAAGAAAGACTAAATTTGTCGTTCCGTGATCAAGGAAGGTCTTTTCTGCACTCGATAGAACGTGGTTATCCGAGATAGGCTTATCTTTGACTTCAAATGCAACCTCAAAGTCGTTACGAAGACTCCTTACAGCGATGTCTAGCGGGGCGCGCCGATCGGGGTCATTTATTGCACCTACGACGACACGCTCGGGCCCGAATACTGCGTCCAGAAGTCCTGCAGCGCACGCTTGCGCCCTTCGCCCACCTTCAGACTCTGCAATTGCATATTCGCTGATAGCGTTCGTCAAAGTGCCAACAGATAAATTATCACCCAGCTGCGGTGCAACGTCGATTGTCGCGATTAGAGCACGTCGCCGTGCAGCAATGAAACCGCGAAGTGCGAGCCTAGCCTCAGCAGATCCAGGAAGATCCCGCAACTGTTCCATGAGATCCATGAAGTACGCCCATCCCTCTCGATTTCGAACCCCCGAAATTTCGTCGATTCGTGTTTTTCCGATAAAGGGAGTATTGTTGAGAGGGTTTGTACCTCTCGCGCCGAGATCGATCTCAAGCCTTGCTCGATGTCGAGCCAAAACATTGTCGGCGAGTGACCTTGCAGAATAGGACCGATCGGCCTCTCCGCGATCCAGCAACGAATAAACGTCCACTCGTTGGTCTGTTGCTTTGGCTAAGATTGCGGTCCCGAGCGCAGCGATCGTTGTGGAACTCTTGCGATGAGGACACAGACTTCCGAGCTGTTTCACCCGATCTTGCCAGACGGCCGCAATTTCGGGAAGCGTCTCGTTTGCCGCAGCTGCGCTTTCCGAAAAGAGGATTTCTGTCGCCTTCACATGATCAACTGAAATCGACACTGACCCTCAAACCCCGCTGTAAGGAATATCCGAACAACGTTTAATAGCGGCAGGTTGTAATCCCCTGTCTCGTCGATCGCCATCGGATGGACCAAAAGTTGAGGCAGCAGCATATCACTGTCCACGTCGTCACACAATTCCGCAGGCTCGGAAACGGTGTGATCGAATTTCGTGATACATGTTCATGGCAGCGGCTTCAGGGCTCTTGCAAATGTTTTGGTGGCTGGAAAAGTTTTCACCGGCATAAGTTGCGATCAACCTCTCGAAAGGCTGGACTTCCTCCGCAGGGCATCGGATCGTGCGGCGGCGTCGAACTCGAAACGATTGCGAGCAACGGGCAAGGAAGGCCTCGACTGCTCTACTTGTCAGTAGGTATCGGGAAATAGTGGCGAGGATGTACAGGGTGTTGGCAGTAGCGGCAATTGAGTGTTGCGAAGTGAGCGATTGCCGGTTTGGACGATTCTGACTGGCATCTCGCTCAAATCGATTTTAGAAAAAGCAACGTGTCACCGTGAACCTAAGTCAAGGCTGGCCGTTCCAATGGGAATAAGTCTGTTTCCTCGACGTTGCGGGGCGAAATCCATTAGATAGCTAGAGTTAGTCAAACATGCGCTTTGTTGAGAACGGCCCATCGATTCCGGATGAATTGCTGACTGCCAGGGACGAAGGCAGAGTTGTGTTTTTTTGCGGTGCGGGTGTGTCTCGCGCCAAGGCCGGTCTGCCTGATTTCTTCGGTTTGCTCGATCGTGTTCTGCAAAGTCTTGGAGCATCGAAAGACTCAGAATCGAGAGTGCTGTACGAAACGACGAAAACCACTATCTCTGCTGACAGCATTTTTGGAGCGTTAGAAGCCGATTTCGATACGGTCGATATCCAAAATGCAGTCGCGGCGGCACTGAGGCCATCGAAGAATGCGGATGTTTCTGCTCATGACTGTCTAATTCGGTTGGCCCGAACTCCGTCCTCCGAAATCAAGCTGGTTACGACCAACTTTGATCGACTTTTTGAAGCCGCCCACCCGGCGATCAGGTTGTACAGCCCCTCCGTACTACCGCACCCTGTTCGAGATAGGAACTGGGACGGTCTCGTCTACCTTCATGGAAAAGTCAACAAACAATACTCCTCTGCAGAAGGGACGGAGTTTGTTCTCTCGAGTGCCGATTTCGGATACGCATATCTATCGGAGGGGTGGGCCACGGCATTTGTGCGAGAAACCCTCCGCGAGTACGTGGTAGTCTTCATTGGTTACTCAGCCGACGATCCTCCGGTCAAGTACTTGCTTGAAGGGCTGAATAAACAGCCTGGAAAACGACAGCCAATCTATGCCTTCCAATCAGGCGCCCCCGATCGGGCCACGGCGAAATGGGAGCGCCGTGGCGTTACAGCCATTCCCTATTCAGATCATGAACTACTGTGGGAGACAATTGAGCGATGGGCCGACCGAGCCGATGATCCGATGGCGTGGAGCGAGCAGATTCTCCAAAGAGCACTTGAAGGACCTCGGAATCTGAATGACTTCGAACGTGGACAGATCGCCCATATCGTTTCAACCGCTGAAGGAGCGAGGGCGTTCGCAGAAGCGAAGCCTCCGGGGGAATGGCTTTGCGTTTTTGATCCGGCGTGTCGATTTGAAAACGTGCAGGGGGATCTTTTTGTAAACGAAGGTGCGGTAGAGACCCTTCCGTTTGAACATTATGGATTGGATGGAGAAGAGCGCCCGGAAATCGATGATTCGACATCGGGACTTCGAAAGATGAGGGTGCCCGAGGCCGCATGGGATGCATTCGCTGTAACTGAAGCTGACAAGAAGCGACTCACATCGCAGAATTTTGCACAGTTTCGGGGAAACGCTGAGCTTGAGCAACCAGCGCTTCCGCTCCGGCTACTTCATTTAGCAAACTGGATTTCGCTCGTAGCGACTCAGTCTGCAACAATCTGGTGGCTGGCTCGCCAGTCATATCTTCATCCCGAGATCGTTCATCGGATTCGGTGGCGATTACGATATAGCACTGACGGGAGTGGCGTTCTGGGCTCGCACTGGTTTCACGCCCTCAATTTCTGGGCACGGCCTGAAAATATGCCGGATCGAGATGGCTCCGACTTGGAGGCAGATATCAGCAAGCAGGGGTGGACCTCGACAACGACCGTACGGCTCGCTGAGCTGTGCGATCCTTACGTCAAAATTGAGCCCGGATTGAGATCCCGCAGCGTTCCTCCAGATGATGCACAGGTAGAAACATACCGAGACATAGCCTTCCTCAAAGTCGAAGTCTCAATCCCTCGCTTTTCGCTGGAGGTCTCAAATGTGCATCTCCCTGACGTGACCCGCGTCATTAGATGTCAACTCGAGAAGGCACTCAGGCTGGATGAGAGTATCCAAGGTTGGGGGCGATTACACATAAATTCGTTGATCGAAGGCGATGGCGATCAAAGCGACTACGACAGGAAGCATGGTCTTTCCGCTCTCGTGGTATTTTTCGCTGGACTGTTCAAGCAGCTTGCGTCAAAGGACATTAAGTCCGCCAAGGAGGAATTCAATTCATGGCGATCAGATGATGACACTGTTTTCAGTCGACTAAGGGTTTGGGCGAGCGGAATGGAGGATGTGGCGACCCCCACCGTCTTCGGGAGTGTAGTGGCGAACCTGTCGGACGTCGCCTTTTGGTCCAGTGACCACGAACGGGATTTCCTTCTCACCCTGCAGGGCCGGTGGAAGGACATTCCTCAAAGGTTGAGGAAGAAGATTGAAAGACGACTGCTGGACGGTCCGGGACAGTTTGAGGACGAAGATATTTCCGAATATGAGGAGCGCCGCAATTGGGAGGTCATACAGCGGCTTCAGTCGCTGAAAGACAGTGGCGCCATATTCAGCGTTGACGTCGATCGAGAGATTGAAGTTCGACGAAGAATCGTTCCAGCCTGGAAGCCCGAACATGCTACATTTGCATTCGAGCCGCGAGGCATCCGCGTAGGTCGGGTGCCCAGGGATACTGACTCAGCAGTTTTGGAGAATGAACCTCTCGACAGCTTAATCTCCAGAGCCGAACAATTGACCGGCAGGAGTTCGAGGGATGGATGGACCGAGCGGGAACCTTTCTCTGGCCTGTGTGCGGAAAATCCTAAACGAGCGTTTCTCGCGCTCAAAAGAGAGGTCAAGAAAAATGCCTTTCCGAGTTGGGCTTGGAAGAGGTTCCTCGCTGCCTGGAATGAATCTGACGGAAACTCCGCGTTAGCTTCAGTGGTTGGTCGGCAAATCTGCCATCTACCCGACGACTTGATCGAGGGGGAGTTCTACTCGTTTACGCATTGGCTTGCGAATACAGCGAAGGTATTGTCCGGAGCTTCGCCTCATGTCTATGAAGAAGTAGCTAAGCGGCTGACGAATTTGCTGATTCGGAATCCCGCTCTTGGCAGGTCCGTCGTCACCCAAAGAAATCGAGGGAGAGACTGGACACTAGACGCCCTGAATTCTCCAGCGGGCCATCTTGTCAGAGCCCTTCTGGATGACGCCCGTTACGAGACGTCTATGCATTGTCGCCCGGAAGACACTTTCTGGATGACGCAATCTGAGAAGTTGCTGTTGTTCTCAGGTGATACGCGAACTTCAGCTATCACCCTCATGGCTCATCATCTCGGGTGGCTGTATGAAACCAATCCATCGTGGACTGAATCGTACTTGTTGGCTTTCCTCCGCACCGACGATCACACACATAGGGACGCCTTCTGGGCCGGTATTCTGTGGAGGCCAAACCTGTCGGATGCAATGCTCGGCATTTTGAAAGATGATCTGCTTGAGTTGGTGAAGACAAAGAGTAGCCACGGTGATCAGGAAGGGGGTTGGCAAACTCTTTCGTGGCTGATCCTGCGCGGATGGATCGCTGAAGACGAGCACACTGGGGCGGCAATGGTGTCAAATGAAGACCTTCGAGAGGCACTTTTAAATGGAGGAGACGATTTTCGTTCGCATGTTCTCTGGCAATTCTCTGATAGCCTCGCTCGTGCTTCCACTGACGAATTATCCGATTGGCAAGAACGAGCGGTAGAACTGTTCCAGAACGCGTGGCCGAAGCAGAAGATCGTCAAAAGCTCACTTATGACAAGTCGGATTTTGGATGTGCTTCTTGCTAACGAGGTTAGTTTTGCCGCGATCTTCGAACCGGTGTTTTGCATTCTCACGCCTGTGATCAACGGAGCGAGCCTGCACTTCAATTTTCGAACCCAGACAGACAAAATTATCGAACGAAATCCTGAAGAGTTCTTAGCCGTACTGAATAAGTTGTTCAGAGGAGACGTCCAGAGCTGGCCATTCGGTCTCCCAGATACATTGTCGAAAATCGAGCTTGCCGCTCCGGCGTTAAGGCACGACAAGCGACTGGTTGATCTAAGGCGGAGAGTGCGATCAAGTTAATCCATAATTATTCTGCTGCTCCCAACCCTCAATCGCCACAACCTCCCGTAACTCCCGCTCCGTGACCGGATCCGGCCCACTTTCCACCCACTCCAGAAACAACAACCGCTCCTGATTCGCTACGGCCAGCCTCGACTCGAGCTGCGATTGCGATAGGATTCCCTCCACCGGCTTTCGCCTTCTCGATCCAGTCACTCTTATCGACTTCGTACTCTGACCTGTGTTCCAGAATCTCCCCGAATCCGCTCATCCGCTGGTGATGTCCTACATTGGTGTCCGACGGGCAATCGGCATCAGTGGGCTCATGCTGCCGATCTTGCTTGGACCGATTGGCTGGCTGATCTTCGGAATCGAGCTCCAGGACAACATGAGCAGCTACTACCACACGCCCCTCCGGGACATCTTTGTGGGAACGCTGTGTGGAATCGGGATCTTTCTGTTTTGCTATCAAGGGCACGACTGGGTCGAGAACTGGACCGCCAACCTCGGATGCCTGTTTGCCCTGGGATTGGCTTTGTTCCCGATCGACGTCGGTAGCGACCCATTGCATCCGCGAACGATGATCGGCTTTGTGCACTCCGTCAGTGGTGGCGGGTTCTTTCTGGTTTTCGCGTTCTATTCGCTCTACCACTTCCCAATTTCAAGTTCAGACAATCTCGAGCTGGAGCCGCATGAGCAGCAACGGAATTTCGTCTACCGGGCCAGCGGAATCAGCATTCTGCTCAGCATGATCGCCATGGGTGGCTATCTGTTTGTGATACCACTTGACTGGAAGACCTTCCTCGACCAGTTCAATGTTCTGTTCTGGCTGGAATGGGTCGCAATTTGGTCCTTTGCCGCAGCCTGGCTCACCAAAGGCCGCGTGATCCTGGCCGATGTTGCGATTGACCTCCTGGCGCTGACCCAGGAGCAATTGATGGCACTCGCGCGAGACAGAAAAGAGTCCGAGGAATAGTTTTCGTTTAGCCGAGTTGTGGCTGTCGAATCTGCGAGTATTGTTCTTGTTGGAACTTCCAGTCAGCACTTGTGAGTAAGTCCCGTAGCTCCCGCTCCGTCACCGGATCCGGCCCACTCTCGACCCGTTCCGCGAACAACAACCGCTCCTGAATCTCTGGTGCCAGGTTCAGCAGGTTCATGATCTGCGTGATGCGGGCCCGCGACACATGCCCCAGCCGGGCCAGTTCCGCGTAGTCGGTAATGTGCCCATCGCGGATCAGCTGATCGAACCGGATCGCCAGCGCCATCAGCTTTGTGATCCGGGGGAGGCGTCCTTGCGGTTTCTCGCGACCGGCACCCCTCGCGACCTTCTTCGTGCCACAGCGTCCGTGCTGGAAGTGGATCTTGTTCTTGACCGTCAGCTGGCTCATGCAGTGGCTCCCTCGGGAAGTTCGGCGATCAGGCTCTCGATGCCGTTGGTGTGGAAGTGGATGGAGACCGTGCTCTCGGCGCCGTCGTACTCGACCCGTTCGATCAGTAGTTGCAGAATACGGCTGCGGTCTTTGAGGCTCAGGCTGTCCCAAACCTGGTCGAATTGGCGGAGTGCGGTGCGGATCTGGTCGTCGCTTATGATCGGGCCCTCGTAGAGCTGGCGTTCGGCCTCGCGGAGCCGAGCTTCGATTCGTTGGATCCGGTCTTGAACGGCGGCGAGCTCTGCGGGAACGAGCGTTGCCGGGTTGCGGGAGAGGCGTTCCAGTTCCCGGTCGGCGTTGGTCAGCTCCGTCGTGAGCTTCTTCTTCTGCTCCGTGGCCGTGGCTCTGGTCATCGCCTGCTCAGCCCGGACAGCGGCGATCGTCTGCTCGATCAGCCCCTCATCCTGTCCCATACCGCGTACGTGGTCGACGACATACTCTTCAATCTGGCCAGCGGGAATCGACTTCGACGGGCAGTCATGCCAACCCCGTTTCTGGGCATTGGTGCAGACGTAGTAGCGATAGCGTTTGCTCCGCTGCTTCGTGGTGTAGCTCTGCGTCATGCTGCAACCGCATGGTTCGCAGTAGAGCAGTCCCTGGAGCAGGGCGGTGGTCTTCGTTCGCGGATTTCCCGTTACGCGGTTCCGAAGCAGCTGGCTCTGGACCTGCCGGAAAGTATCGGCGTTCGCGATGGCCTCGTGCTGGCCCTCGTGGAGTTCGTCCTTGTATTTCACTTTCCCGACGTAGACCACGTTGGTGAGCAGGGCGTGCAGTCGGGCTTTGTTAAAAGGTGTCCCGCCCCGAGGCTCTCCCTTCCGCGTCGTGTAAGACTTCGTGTTCCATCCCCGCTGATCGAGTTCGGCGATCGTGGCCAGCAGCGATCCTTTCTCGAGGTAGAGCTCGAAGATCTTCCGGACTTTGGCCGCTTCCCGGTCGTTGACCACCAGACGGGATTTCTCCCGATCGATGTCGTACCCGAGCAATGGCGGACCACCGAGGTAGCGTCCTTTCCGCCGGGCAGCCGCCATCTTGTCCCGCGTCCGTTCGCTGATGATCTCCCGTTCGAACTGGGCGAAGCTGAGGAGGATGTTGAGCGTCAGCCGGCCCATGGAGGAGGTTGTGTTGAAGGCCTGCGTGACCGAGACAAAGCTGACATTGTGCCGCTCGAAGACCTCCATCACACGGGTGAAGTCCTTGAGCGAGCGACTCAGCCGGTCGACCTTATACACCACGACGCAGTCGACCTCTCCCGCTTCAATGTCGTCCAGGAGCCGCTTCAGGGCAGGGCGTTCCATGTTCCCGCCCGTGAACCCACCATCGTCGTAGTGGGTCGGCAGGCACACCCAGCCCTCGCCTCTCTGGCTGGTAATGTAGGCTTCGCCGGCTTCCCGCTGGGCATCGAGGGAATTGAATTCCTGCTCCAGACCTTCTTCGGTCGATTTGCGGGTGTAGATCGCACACCGGACCTGAGGCGTCGTCTTTTCGGGAGTCGTTCTACGTCGTGGCATTCTTGGCCTCCTTGCCATTCAGGCGGAAGAACAGAAACCCGTTGCCGTGGGAGCCTGTAATCGCTTTGGCGACGGCGCTCAGCGATTTGTAGACCTCCCCGGCGTAGAGAAACCCGTCCGCCAGCACCGTGACCTGCAGTGTCTGGCCTTTGTATTCCCGGGTGATGGTCGTTCCCGGCAGCGGGACGCGGGGATCGTGATTCGTTTCGATCTTCGAGGTACACACCTTCGTCGGGGCATGCCTGGAAGGCTGTGTACTCTTCGGGGCCATCACCCGGAGGTCGGCGTCGTTGGCGATCTCGAAGGCGCGTTGCCGGGCCCGCTCCGAGATGTCGCC
This sequence is a window from Rubinisphaera margarita. Protein-coding genes within it:
- a CDS encoding DNA-methyltransferase — encoded protein: MSTDKKRSNRGQTKLPFKSQHKPPSIRGFKPFYKTGPGAAYCGDSLELLSALPDGSVNLVVTSPPYALHFKKEYGNAEKHQYVDWFLPFASQILRVLTDDGSFVLNIGGSYNKGTPTRSIYHFKLMVALVEEIGFHLAQELFWYNPAKMPAPAEWVTVRRVRVKDSVEYVWWFSKTEWPKASNLGVLRPYSKDMLRLNAKKVRETTRPSGHVIRSGFDKIEAGGSIPPNVIENEFHPEDIIKVGNNAANDQYTKRCKAAGIKIHPARFPATLPEFFIKFLTDPDDLVVDPFAGSNTTGASAERLDRRWIAIDSDETYLEASKFRFDM
- a CDS encoding restriction endonuclease, SacI family, producing MSISVDHVKATEILFSESAAAANETLPEIAAVWQDRVKQLGSLCPHRKSSTTIAALGTAILAKATDQRVDVYSLLDRGEADRSYSARSLADNVLARHRARLEIDLGARGTNPLNNTPFIGKTRIDEISGVRNREGWAYFMDLMEQLRDLPGSAEARLALRGFIAARRRALIATIDVAPQLGDNLSVGTLTNAISEYAIAESEGGRRAQACAAGLLDAVFGPERVVVGAINDPDRRAPLDIAVRSLRNDFEVAFEVKDKPISDNHVLSSAEKTFLDHGTTNLVFLGVSSRQVYQDFSEAELWGSARGIKVTIFVNWLSFVMACKCFAPVKREVFEGIVSRSIVARGGELGVRRQSLEEFVLKIESGSSVDVSGKIAPHRDSPGKL
- a CDS encoding SIR2 family protein, giving the protein MRFVENGPSIPDELLTARDEGRVVFFCGAGVSRAKAGLPDFFGLLDRVLQSLGASKDSESRVLYETTKTTISADSIFGALEADFDTVDIQNAVAAALRPSKNADVSAHDCLIRLARTPSSEIKLVTTNFDRLFEAAHPAIRLYSPSVLPHPVRDRNWDGLVYLHGKVNKQYSSAEGTEFVLSSADFGYAYLSEGWATAFVRETLREYVVVFIGYSADDPPVKYLLEGLNKQPGKRQPIYAFQSGAPDRATAKWERRGVTAIPYSDHELLWETIERWADRADDPMAWSEQILQRALEGPRNLNDFERGQIAHIVSTAEGARAFAEAKPPGEWLCVFDPACRFENVQGDLFVNEGAVETLPFEHYGLDGEERPEIDDSTSGLRKMRVPEAAWDAFAVTEADKKRLTSQNFAQFRGNAELEQPALPLRLLHLANWISLVATQSATIWWLARQSYLHPEIVHRIRWRLRYSTDGSGVLGSHWFHALNFWARPENMPDRDGSDLEADISKQGWTSTTTVRLAELCDPYVKIEPGLRSRSVPPDDAQVETYRDIAFLKVEVSIPRFSLEVSNVHLPDVTRVIRCQLEKALRLDESIQGWGRLHINSLIEGDGDQSDYDRKHGLSALVVFFAGLFKQLASKDIKSAKEEFNSWRSDDDTVFSRLRVWASGMEDVATPTVFGSVVANLSDVAFWSSDHERDFLLTLQGRWKDIPQRLRKKIERRLLDGPGQFEDEDISEYEERRNWEVIQRLQSLKDSGAIFSVDVDREIEVRRRIVPAWKPEHATFAFEPRGIRVGRVPRDTDSAVLENEPLDSLISRAEQLTGRSSRDGWTEREPFSGLCAENPKRAFLALKREVKKNAFPSWAWKRFLAAWNESDGNSALASVVGRQICHLPDDLIEGEFYSFTHWLANTAKVLSGASPHVYEEVAKRLTNLLIRNPALGRSVVTQRNRGRDWTLDALNSPAGHLVRALLDDARYETSMHCRPEDTFWMTQSEKLLLFSGDTRTSAITLMAHHLGWLYETNPSWTESYLLAFLRTDDHTHRDAFWAGILWRPNLSDAMLGILKDDLLELVKTKSSHGDQEGGWQTLSWLILRGWIAEDEHTGAAMVSNEDLREALLNGGDDFRSHVLWQFSDSLARASTDELSDWQERAVELFQNAWPKQKIVKSSLMTSRILDVLLANEVSFAAIFEPVFCILTPVINGASLHFNFRTQTDKIIERNPEEFLAVLNKLFRGDVQSWPFGLPDTLSKIELAAPALRHDKRLVDLRRRVRSS
- a CDS encoding recombinase family protein, coding for MPRRRTTPEKTTPQVRCAIYTRKSTEEGLEQEFNSLDAQREAGEAYITSQRGEGWVCLPTHYDDGGFTGGNMERPALKRLLDDIEAGEVDCVVVYKVDRLSRSLKDFTRVMEVFERHNVSFVSVTQAFNTTSSMGRLTLNILLSFAQFEREIISERTRDKMAAARRKGRYLGGPPLLGYDIDREKSRLVVNDREAAKVRKIFELYLEKGSLLATIAELDQRGWNTKSYTTRKGEPRGGTPFNKARLHALLTNVVYVGKVKYKDELHEGQHEAIANADTFRQVQSQLLRNRVTGNPRTKTTALLQGLLYCEPCGCSMTQSYTTKQRSKRYRYYVCTNAQKRGWHDCPSKSIPAGQIEEYVVDHVRGMGQDEGLIEQTIAAVRAEQAMTRATATEQKKKLTTELTNADRELERLSRNPATLVPAELAAVQDRIQRIEARLREAERQLYEGPIISDDQIRTALRQFDQVWDSLSLKDRSRILQLLIERVEYDGAESTVSIHFHTNGIESLIAELPEGATA
- a CDS encoding DUF2924 domain-containing protein, with the protein product MKVDVEFELARLRQLTTKQLKEKYEDVFREACRSNHRTWLIKRIIWRMQANAYGDISERARQRAFEIANDADLRVMAPKSTQPSRHAPTKVCTSKIETNHDPRVPLPGTTITREYKGQTLQVTVLADGFLYAGEVYKSLSAVAKAITGSHGNGFLFFRLNGKEAKNATT